A stretch of the Chanos chanos chromosome 1, fChaCha1.1, whole genome shotgun sequence genome encodes the following:
- the myf6 gene encoding myogenic factor 6: MMDLFETSSYFFNDIRYIDGDHGTLQHLDMVGVSPLYQENDSPLSPGQDHVPSETGGDSSGEEHVLAPPGLQPHCEGQCLIWACKICKRKSAPTDRRKAATLRERRRLKKINEAFDALKKKTVPNPNQRLPKVEILRSAINYIEKLQDLLHTLDEQDKTSNNDPYNYDNKQHNVSTNWKKPCQNWQGNADHSRAPMTNQREETAVESSASSSLRRLSSIVDSISTEEMKGNSTEDVTEN, encoded by the exons ATGATGGACCTTTTTGAGACCAGCTCTTACTTTTTCAACGACATACGCTATATTGATGGAGACCATGGAACCTTGCAGCACTTGGATATGGTAGGAGTATCCCCATTGTATCAGGAGAATGACAGCCCTTTGTCACCGGGGCAAGACCACGTTCCGTCTGAGACTGGAGGTGACAGCAGCGGAGAGGAACACGTTCTTGCACCTCCAGGGCTTCAACCACATTGTGAGGGACAGTGTCTCATATGGGCTTGCAAAATCTGCAAAAGAAAGTCTGCTCCGACTGACAGACGTAAAGCTGCCACGTTACGGGAAAGAAGAAGGCTTAAAAAGATCAACGAAGCATTTGAcgcactgaagaaaaaaacggTCCCAAATCCTAATCAGCGGCTGCCCAAAGTTGAGATTTTACGCAGCGCCATAAACTACATTGAGAAATTGCAGGATTTATTGCATACACTGGACGAACAAGACAAAACATCCAATAATGACCCTTATAATTATgacaataaacaacacaat GTGTCCACCAACTGGAAAAAGCCCTGTCAAAACTGGCAGGGTAATGCTGACCATTCCAGAGCGCCAATGACGAACCAAAGAGAAG AAACAGCAGTGGAGTCGTCGGCATCAAGCAGCCTTCGACGTCTCTCATCCATAGTGGACAGTATTTCTACTGAAGAGATGAAAGGAAATTCTACCGAGGATGTTACGGAGAACTGA
- the rps16 gene encoding small ribosomal subunit protein uS9: MPAKGPLQSVQVFGRKKTATAVAHCKRGNGLIKVNGRPLETIEPATLQYKLLEPVLLLGKERFAGVDIRVRVKGGGHVAQVYAIRQAISKALVAYYQKYVDEASKKEIKDILIQYDRTLLVADPRRCESKKFGGPGARARYQKSYR; the protein is encoded by the exons ATGCCAGCCAAAGGTCCTCTACAGTCTGTCCAGGTTTTTGGGCGCAAA AAAACCGCCACAGCCGTTGCCCACTGCAAGAGGGGTAATGGGCTCATCAAGGTTAACGGCAGACCCCTTGAAACGATTGAGCCAGCCACACTTCAGTACAAG CTCCTGGAGCCTGTGCTGTTGCTGGGCAAGGAGCGTTTCGCTGGTGTTGACATCAGAGTGCGCGTGAAGGGTGGTGGACATGTTGCACAGGTCTATG CTATCCGTCAGGCTATCTCCAAAGCCCTGGTTGCCTACTATCAGAAGT ATGTTGATGAGGCCTCCAAGAAGGAGATCAAGGACATCCTGATCCAGTATGACAGGACCCTGCTGGTCGCCGATCCTCGCCGCTGCGAGTCCAAGAAGTTCGGTGGACCTGGAGCCCGTGCCCGCTACCAGAAGTCTTACCGTTAA